A genomic stretch from bacterium includes:
- the truA gene encoding tRNA pseudouridine(38-40) synthase TruA yields MPNYRLLLAYDGGDFRGWQRQPAGRSVQGELERALALLARAPVAVQGAGRTDAGVHALAQCASFAFDPPRPLPPERLLAALRGLLPADITPLAVHEAPADFNARYSATARFYEYRLGLVPCAPLRRLRWELGRPLDLAAMQAALDLLAGAEDFRAFSTREGAARGTRCRLRRLALARREPAGDELSLAIGADRFLHNMVRIVVGTLVEIGRGRWQPERMAAILASGDRRLAGPTAPPQGLFLERVEYPARFLAPGEAPAA; encoded by the coding sequence ATGCCGAACTACCGCCTGCTCCTCGCCTACGACGGCGGCGACTTCCGCGGCTGGCAGCGCCAGCCCGCCGGCCGCAGCGTGCAGGGCGAGCTCGAGCGCGCCCTCGCCCTGCTCGCGCGGGCGCCCGTCGCGGTGCAGGGCGCCGGGCGCACCGACGCCGGCGTGCACGCCCTCGCGCAGTGCGCCTCCTTCGCGTTCGACCCGCCGCGCCCGCTGCCGCCCGAGCGCCTGCTCGCCGCCCTGCGCGGCCTGCTGCCGGCGGACATCACGCCCCTGGCCGTGCACGAGGCGCCCGCAGACTTCAACGCGCGCTACTCGGCGACGGCCCGCTTCTACGAGTACCGCCTCGGGCTCGTCCCTTGCGCGCCGCTGCGCCGTCTGCGCTGGGAGCTGGGCCGGCCGCTGGATCTGGCGGCGATGCAGGCCGCCCTCGACTTGCTCGCCGGCGCCGAGGACTTCCGCGCCTTCTCGACGAGGGAGGGCGCGGCGCGCGGCACGCGCTGCCGGCTGCGCCGGCTCGCGCTCGCGCGGCGGGAACCGGCGGGGGACGAGCTGAGTTTGGCGATCGGCGCCGATCGCTTCCTCCACAACATGGTGCGCATCGTCGTCGGCACCTTGGTGGAGATCGGCCGCGGCCGCTGGCAGCCCGAGCGCATGGCGGCCATCCTCGCCAGCGGCGACCGGCGGCTGGCGGGTCCGACGGCGCCGCCCCAGGGTCTCTTCCTCGAGCGCGTCGAGTATCCGGCGCGCTTCCTGGCGCCGGGCGAGGCGCCCGCGGCCTGA